A single region of the Phycisphaerae bacterium RAS1 genome encodes:
- the ilvE gene encoding Branched-chain-amino-acid aminotransferase produces the protein MSGWYASENYDPDPNLKIWISGKLVNADQAQVNVFDHGLLYGDGIFEGIRSYNGRIFERHAHLRRFFDSAKAIGLKLPYAYEEIDRAMDETLAANGYLRPDKDAYIRMVCTRGVGVLGISPKRTWKPTLYIITSTIRMYPPEMYENGMPVIVSSVTRNHSNAMPPRVKSLNYLNNILAKIEAHDANVSEAIMLNAQGYVAEATGDNIFIVRNGQLQTPPTSAGILEGVTRATIIRLAREMGTEVVEKDLVRTDLYCADECFLTGTGAEVIPVREIDRRPVGSGNVGPVTRELMASYKQLVRNGPAESLAEAPRVPATAAT, from the coding sequence ATGAGCGGTTGGTACGCAAGCGAAAACTACGACCCGGACCCGAACCTCAAGATCTGGATCAGCGGCAAGCTGGTCAACGCCGACCAGGCCCAGGTGAACGTCTTCGACCACGGCCTGCTCTACGGCGACGGCATTTTTGAGGGCATCCGCAGCTACAACGGCCGCATCTTCGAGCGCCACGCCCACCTGCGCCGCTTCTTCGACTCGGCCAAGGCGATCGGGTTGAAATTGCCCTACGCGTACGAGGAAATCGACCGGGCCATGGACGAGACCCTGGCCGCCAACGGCTACCTGCGGCCCGATAAGGACGCCTACATCCGCATGGTCTGCACGCGCGGCGTCGGCGTGCTGGGCATTTCACCCAAGCGCACCTGGAAGCCGACGCTCTACATCATCACCTCGACGATCCGCATGTATCCGCCGGAGATGTACGAGAACGGCATGCCGGTCATCGTCAGCTCGGTGACGCGCAACCACAGCAACGCCATGCCGCCGCGGGTGAAGTCGCTGAACTACCTGAACAACATCCTGGCCAAGATCGAGGCGCATGACGCGAACGTGTCTGAGGCGATCATGCTGAACGCGCAGGGTTACGTGGCCGAGGCGACCGGCGACAACATCTTCATCGTCCGGAACGGCCAGCTTCAGACGCCGCCGACGTCGGCCGGCATTCTGGAGGGCGTCACGCGCGCGACGATTATCCGCCTGGCGCGCGAGATGGGAACGGAAGTGGTCGAGAAGGACCTTGTTCGCACGGACCTGTACTGCGCCGACGAGTGCTTCCTGACCGGCACCGGCGCCGAAGTTATCCCGGTGCGCGAGATCGACCGCCGCCCGGTCGGCAGCGGTAACGTCGGCCCGGTGACGCGTGAGCTGATGGCGTCCTACAAGCAACTGGTGCGGAACGGCCCGGCGGAATCGCTGGCCGAAGCCCCGCGCGTGCCGGCGACCGCCGCGACGTAG
- the tsaE gene encoding tRNA threonylcarbamoyladenosine biosynthesis protein TsaE yields the protein MMLETSDPRQTQAVAAALGRTLTGGEVIALRGALGAGKTQFVKGLAAGLDVPPEEPVVSPTFVLVREYAGRLRLIHIDAYRLHAAAELADLGLDEILADRGAVVAVEWADRAEGLLPSGAIGVELEHIDNTHRRLRLAGLSAAAEAAIGMARAG from the coding sequence ATGATGCTGGAAACCAGCGATCCGCGGCAGACACAGGCCGTCGCCGCCGCGCTGGGGCGGACGCTGACCGGCGGCGAGGTCATCGCGCTGCGCGGGGCGCTGGGAGCGGGCAAGACGCAGTTCGTCAAGGGGCTGGCCGCCGGGCTGGATGTGCCGCCGGAGGAGCCGGTCGTCAGTCCGACGTTTGTACTGGTGCGTGAATACGCCGGCCGGCTGAGGCTGATTCACATCGACGCCTATCGGCTGCACGCGGCCGCCGAGCTGGCTGACCTGGGATTGGATGAGATTCTGGCGGATCGCGGCGCGGTGGTTGCGGTCGAGTGGGCCGATCGGGCCGAGGGGCTGCTGCCTTCGGGGGCGATCGGCGTCGAGCTCGAGCACATCGACAACACCCACCGGCGGCTGAGACTGGCGGGGTTGTCAGCCGCGGCGGAGGCGGCGATTGGAATGGCTCGGGCGGGTTGA
- the zosA gene encoding Zinc-transporting ATPase: MNSSAVNVPQKSLSFRSELLHMWLFSPDAGPNSRLAASACCALFALAAAGLMWLGYESPAWVLVAASYVCGGTRATIGAIEAVLARKPDINALMILAAVVSAFMGRWGDGAVLLFLFSLSDGLERYAIERTRRSIAGLVDLRPPTACVVRDGREERVALEALRVGDAVRVRPGERFPIDGEVLEGRSAADQSIVTGESVPVDKQPGDPIFAGTINADGTLLVRMTRPAADSTLARIVALVEQAQERKARGQRLIEQWQTPYVLGVLLISAAAIVGWYAMTGDFGRAMMNGMVLLVGASPCAVMLASPVAVLAAVTRGARHGVLFKGGAHIEHLATVETIAFDKTGTLTLGRPTLRRIVSTDGVSEDNLLALAASLEQFSEHPLAKAIVVEARRRGLTLAPVDEFTREPGLGISATVGARRTRAGSAALFERDAVAIDDLRGLAGAADSDTAVYLVQESGARGVLTLRDEVRPHAAEALDDLRRAGVRRFALLTGDHAGPAARVVDALRIDALHAGLLPEQKVERIRELARHGGVAMVGDGVNDAPALAAATVGIAMGAAGSDVALETADVVLMRDDLRTLAEAVLLARRCRRIIAQSLLLAFGMIGVLIAMSLAGMLWLPVAVVCHEGSTVLAVLNGLRLLGEGRAAV, from the coding sequence ATGAATAGCAGTGCCGTGAACGTGCCGCAGAAATCGCTGTCTTTCCGTTCCGAGCTTCTGCATATGTGGCTTTTTTCCCCAGACGCTGGGCCAAATTCCCGCCTGGCTGCCAGCGCGTGTTGTGCACTTTTCGCGCTGGCCGCCGCCGGACTGATGTGGTTGGGATATGAATCACCCGCTTGGGTGCTGGTTGCGGCGTCATACGTGTGCGGCGGAACGCGGGCGACCATCGGCGCGATTGAGGCCGTGCTCGCCCGAAAACCCGACATCAACGCGCTCATGATCCTGGCGGCGGTCGTGTCCGCGTTCATGGGCCGCTGGGGGGACGGCGCGGTGCTGCTGTTTCTCTTTTCACTGAGCGACGGCCTGGAGCGCTACGCGATCGAACGCACACGGCGCAGCATCGCCGGCCTGGTCGACCTGCGCCCGCCGACGGCGTGCGTCGTGCGTGACGGCCGCGAAGAGCGCGTCGCGCTGGAGGCGCTGCGCGTCGGTGACGCGGTTCGCGTTCGGCCCGGCGAGCGCTTTCCGATCGACGGCGAAGTCCTTGAAGGACGCAGCGCCGCGGATCAGTCGATCGTCACCGGCGAGTCCGTCCCGGTCGACAAACAGCCCGGCGACCCAATCTTCGCAGGCACGATCAACGCCGACGGCACGCTGCTCGTGCGCATGACGCGGCCCGCGGCTGACTCGACGCTGGCCCGCATCGTCGCGCTGGTCGAGCAGGCCCAGGAACGCAAGGCCCGCGGCCAGCGGCTGATCGAGCAATGGCAGACTCCCTACGTCCTCGGCGTGCTGCTCATCTCCGCCGCCGCGATTGTCGGCTGGTACGCGATGACCGGCGACTTCGGCCGGGCGATGATGAACGGCATGGTGCTGCTGGTGGGGGCGTCGCCGTGCGCCGTGATGCTGGCTTCGCCGGTGGCGGTGCTGGCGGCGGTGACGCGCGGGGCTCGGCATGGCGTGCTTTTCAAGGGCGGCGCGCACATCGAGCACCTGGCCACGGTTGAGACCATCGCGTTCGACAAGACCGGCACGCTCACGCTGGGCCGGCCGACGCTGCGGCGAATCGTCTCGACGGACGGCGTCAGCGAAGACAACCTGCTGGCACTGGCGGCGTCACTGGAGCAGTTCAGCGAACACCCGTTGGCCAAAGCGATCGTCGTCGAAGCGCGGCGACGCGGCCTGACGCTCGCGCCTGTGGATGAATTCACACGCGAACCCGGGCTGGGCATTTCCGCCACGGTCGGCGCGCGCCGTACGCGCGCGGGAAGTGCGGCGCTCTTCGAGCGCGACGCCGTCGCGATCGACGACCTGCGCGGCCTCGCCGGCGCCGCGGACAGCGACACGGCGGTGTACCTGGTTCAGGAAAGCGGCGCGCGCGGCGTCCTGACGCTGCGCGACGAAGTCCGGCCGCACGCGGCCGAAGCGCTCGATGACCTGCGGCGCGCCGGCGTGCGGCGTTTCGCGCTGCTCACGGGCGATCACGCCGGCCCGGCGGCGCGCGTCGTCGATGCGCTGCGGATCGACGCGCTGCACGCGGGCCTGCTGCCCGAGCAGAAGGTCGAACGCATTCGCGAACTGGCCCGCCACGGCGGCGTGGCGATGGTCGGCGACGGCGTCAACGATGCGCCGGCCCTGGCGGCGGCGACGGTCGGCATCGCGATGGGCGCCGCCGGCAGCGACGTGGCGCTCGAAACCGCCGACGTCGTCCTGATGCGCGACGACCTGCGGACGCTGGCGGAGGCGGTGCTGCTCGCGCGCCGCTGCCGGCGAATCATCGCCCAGAGTTTGCTGCTGGCGTTCGGGATGATCGGCGTGCTGATCGCGATGTCGCTCGCGGGCATGCTCTGGCTGCCGGTCGCCGTCGTCTGTCATGAAGGAAGCACGGTGCTGGCGGTGCTGAACGGGCTGCGGCTGCTGGGCGAAGGCCGGGCGGCGGTCTGA
- the thiL gene encoding Thiamine-monophosphate kinase, with translation MTRSNEKDELHLIREIAGRLAPRIAGGVPFGDDMATIAPGGELLWTVDMLMDGVDFDSRRHDWRAIGRKAMAVNLSDCAAMAVHPQSALIAVALNDALSMDDALALFDGAQACADEFVCEMTGGDTNSWAWPTVVSITVAARPDPDFGPVMRGGARPGDQIYVSGLLGGSIVGRHLTFQPRVREALQIARLLQPHAMIDISDGLALDVSRIAEASGCGALLDAAGLDGCIHPDARTLAQRDGRSAREHALSDGEDFELAVVVHADVIEDRIAPLGLRRVGEMIRQPGLFLREAGEIRPLEPCGWRHFRGASQ, from the coding sequence ATGACCCGTTCAAACGAGAAGGACGAGCTTCACCTGATCCGCGAGATCGCCGGTCGGCTCGCGCCGCGCATCGCCGGAGGCGTGCCCTTCGGCGACGACATGGCGACAATCGCACCGGGCGGCGAGCTGCTCTGGACCGTGGACATGCTCATGGACGGGGTGGACTTCGACTCGCGTCGTCACGACTGGCGCGCCATCGGCCGAAAGGCGATGGCGGTGAATCTGAGCGACTGCGCGGCGATGGCCGTCCATCCGCAATCGGCGCTGATCGCCGTGGCGCTGAACGACGCGCTTTCGATGGACGACGCGCTGGCGCTTTTCGACGGGGCCCAGGCCTGCGCGGATGAGTTTGTCTGCGAGATGACCGGCGGCGATACGAATAGCTGGGCCTGGCCTACGGTCGTTTCGATCACCGTCGCGGCGCGGCCGGACCCCGACTTTGGGCCGGTGATGCGCGGCGGGGCGCGGCCGGGCGACCAGATCTACGTCAGCGGCCTGCTGGGCGGCTCGATCGTGGGGCGGCACCTGACGTTTCAGCCGCGCGTGCGCGAGGCGCTTCAGATCGCCCGCCTGCTGCAGCCGCACGCGATGATCGACATCAGCGACGGACTGGCGCTCGATGTGTCGCGCATCGCCGAGGCGTCCGGATGCGGGGCGCTCCTGGACGCGGCCGGCCTCGATGGGTGCATTCACCCCGACGCGCGCACACTGGCACAGCGCGACGGCCGCTCCGCGCGCGAGCACGCATTGAGCGACGGCGAGGACTTCGAGCTTGCCGTGGTCGTGCACGCCGACGTGATCGAAGACCGCATCGCGCCGCTGGGACTGCGGCGCGTGGGCGAGATGATTCGGCAGCCGGGCCTGTTTCTTCGCGAAGCCGGCGAGATCCGTCCGCTTGAACCATGCGGCTGGCGGCACTTTCGCGGAGCCTCGCAATGA
- the resA_1 gene encoding Thiol-disulfide oxidoreductase ResA: MKRYCSAALAVLAFLCTPLMAGDPDPREIMKQADDATKALKGFAYKAEFWVEGAGADRNPKASGTVVGERAADEKSGFKARVDGTMKAPASDETVKFTVAADGERVVVIEDREKQFVFAKQSQAGPLLQFAGLLLMQEFVHETPFTDEIKAETIKHEGTKAIGDVECDVIAVTYAEGQGEARWYIGRKDHLPRRADRIQKTPEGEASTRIMQLTGLDLKPDLKPAQFKPAKPEGYAEKDLAKMMGGDDEPETLAVGSAAPEFSLPTPEGKTVVLKELKGKVVVLDFWATWCGPCKKAMPGIQKMHEKFKDKGVLIYGVNTWQKRKPQDDPAKFMKDNGYSYGLLLNGDDVAEAYKVNGIPTFYVIGPDGKVVFGGSGAGPEIEEQLAAAIEKALKSPS; encoded by the coding sequence ATGAAACGGTATTGTTCGGCCGCCTTGGCGGTTCTGGCGTTCCTGTGCACCCCGCTGATGGCGGGCGATCCCGACCCACGCGAGATCATGAAGCAGGCTGACGACGCGACCAAGGCCCTGAAGGGCTTCGCGTACAAGGCTGAGTTCTGGGTCGAGGGCGCAGGGGCCGATCGGAATCCGAAGGCCAGCGGCACGGTCGTGGGCGAGCGGGCGGCGGACGAGAAGAGCGGATTCAAGGCGCGCGTCGACGGCACGATGAAAGCGCCGGCCAGTGATGAGACCGTCAAGTTCACGGTCGCGGCGGACGGCGAGCGCGTCGTGGTCATCGAAGACCGTGAAAAGCAGTTCGTTTTCGCGAAACAGTCGCAGGCCGGACCGCTGCTCCAGTTCGCCGGGCTGCTGCTCATGCAGGAATTCGTGCACGAGACGCCGTTCACTGACGAAATCAAGGCGGAGACGATCAAGCACGAAGGCACGAAGGCGATCGGCGACGTCGAGTGCGACGTGATCGCCGTCACCTACGCGGAAGGCCAGGGCGAGGCCCGCTGGTACATCGGCCGAAAGGACCACCTGCCGCGCCGCGCGGACCGCATCCAGAAAACGCCTGAGGGTGAAGCGAGCACGCGGATCATGCAGCTCACCGGGCTGGACCTGAAGCCCGATCTCAAGCCTGCCCAGTTCAAGCCGGCCAAGCCGGAGGGCTACGCGGAGAAAGACCTGGCCAAGATGATGGGCGGCGATGATGAGCCCGAGACGCTCGCTGTCGGCTCCGCCGCGCCGGAGTTCTCGCTCCCCACGCCGGAGGGCAAGACGGTCGTACTCAAGGAGCTGAAGGGCAAAGTGGTCGTGCTGGACTTCTGGGCGACCTGGTGCGGCCCGTGCAAGAAGGCCATGCCCGGCATTCAGAAGATGCACGAGAAGTTCAAGGACAAGGGCGTCCTGATCTACGGCGTCAACACCTGGCAGAAGCGCAAGCCGCAGGATGACCCGGCCAAGTTCATGAAGGACAACGGCTACAGCTACGGCCTGCTGCTCAACGGCGACGACGTGGCGGAAGCCTACAAGGTCAACGGCATCCCGACGTTCTACGTCATCGGCCCGGATGGAAAGGTCGTCTTCGGCGGGTCCGGGGCCGGCCCGGAGATTGAAGAGCAGCTCGCCGCCGCGATTGAAAAGGCGCTGAAGTCACCGAGCTGA
- the rtcB gene encoding RNA-splicing ligase RtcB, translating to MPDAFSGPLERLDATRWRIPRSYKPFMRVDGIIYSNDALIGAIRGDKSPDQVANVACLPGIVKYSLAMPDIHWGYGFCIGGVCATDPLQGGVISPGGVGYDINCGVRLIRTNLNLPDVKPRLNTLIDALFDAVPTGVGHGGRIKFTKKEMMSLLREGSPYVIERGFGWESDIEVTEAGGCIEGARPELVSDRATERGHDQCGTLGSGNHFMEVQYIDHVDDPTAAAALGLHDGQITVLIHSGSRGLGYQVCEDALKDLRDTPTKYGIELPDRQLVCAPVHSPEGQKYLGAMRAAANFAWCNRQIMTHLAREVFAKVFGQSAERLGMTLLYDVAHNIAKMETYDVDGEPRELCVHRKGATRAFPAGHPELPERYRAIGQPVLVPGDMGRHSYILVGLPGSMEHTFGSSCHGAGRQMSRSAAIRASAGRNIHKELLAKGVYARARGRTGLEEEQPDAYKDVCAVVDVLHEAQVSKKVARLKPIGVIKG from the coding sequence ATGCCCGACGCTTTCTCCGGCCCGCTGGAGCGCCTCGACGCCACCCGCTGGCGGATTCCGCGCAGCTACAAACCCTTCATGCGCGTCGACGGCATCATCTACTCAAACGACGCGCTCATCGGCGCCATCCGCGGCGACAAATCGCCCGACCAGGTCGCCAACGTCGCCTGCCTGCCCGGCATCGTGAAATACTCGCTGGCCATGCCCGACATTCACTGGGGCTACGGATTCTGCATCGGCGGAGTGTGCGCCACCGACCCGCTCCAGGGGGGCGTCATCAGCCCCGGCGGCGTGGGCTACGACATCAACTGCGGCGTGCGGCTCATCCGCACCAATCTGAATCTGCCGGACGTGAAGCCGCGGCTGAACACGCTCATCGACGCGCTGTTTGACGCCGTGCCCACCGGCGTGGGCCACGGCGGGCGCATCAAGTTCACGAAGAAGGAGATGATGAGCCTGCTGCGCGAAGGCTCGCCCTACGTCATCGAGCGCGGCTTTGGCTGGGAAAGCGACATCGAAGTGACCGAGGCCGGAGGGTGCATCGAAGGCGCGAGGCCGGAGCTCGTCTCCGACCGCGCCACCGAGCGCGGCCACGACCAGTGCGGCACGCTCGGCAGCGGCAATCATTTCATGGAAGTGCAGTACATCGACCACGTCGATGATCCCACGGCGGCGGCGGCGCTCGGGCTGCATGATGGACAGATCACGGTTCTGATTCACTCCGGCTCGCGCGGGCTGGGCTACCAGGTGTGCGAAGACGCGTTGAAAGACCTGCGCGATACGCCGACCAAGTATGGCATCGAACTGCCTGACCGGCAGCTTGTCTGCGCGCCGGTGCACTCACCGGAGGGTCAGAAGTATCTCGGCGCCATGCGGGCGGCGGCGAATTTCGCGTGGTGCAACCGGCAGATCATGACGCACCTGGCGCGCGAGGTGTTCGCCAAGGTCTTCGGCCAGTCGGCCGAGCGGCTCGGGATGACGCTGCTGTATGACGTGGCGCACAACATCGCCAAGATGGAGACGTACGACGTTGACGGCGAGCCGCGCGAATTGTGCGTACACCGCAAGGGGGCGACGCGGGCCTTCCCGGCGGGTCATCCGGAGTTGCCGGAGCGTTACCGCGCCATCGGTCAGCCGGTGCTGGTGCCCGGCGACATGGGACGGCACAGCTACATTCTGGTCGGGCTGCCCGGGTCGATGGAGCATACGTTCGGCTCGTCGTGCCACGGCGCGGGGCGGCAGATGTCGCGCAGCGCCGCGATTCGTGCCAGCGCCGGCCGCAACATCCATAAGGAACTTCTGGCGAAGGGCGTCTACGCCCGCGCCCGCGGCCGCACCGGCCTCGAAGAAGAGCAGCCCGATGCATACAAGGACGTGTGCGCCGTGGTGGATGTGCTGCATGAGGCGCAGGTGAGCAAGAAGGTCGCCCGCTTGAAACCGATCGGCGTCATTAAGGGGTGA
- the pulG_4 gene encoding Type II secretion system protein G precursor, whose product MRHRLRAFTLIELLVVVGIIGVLIAVLLPALKGAREQGRRSKCASNLHQIGVAWNAYFHDEAQAFPSATNLNPHLSYGGKVQVYAIPGLNGQSSYMNPRPLNRFIGHDPSGNRVAEVFRCPSDNGAPNLVDPLSPGFRLGIRIYDYYGNSYPLNTYTMGMGFDDLKQMFSEEYARFRNEQAVAGIRRMPPLRPSDVRVPQALFVLAGDYSHFYAVGRFGRQAAWHSPDGFSMNLLFLDGHAAFTKIPQVANDNGQVFGLSQTSRFSFPPRWLEPDDDD is encoded by the coding sequence ATGAGGCATCGGCTGCGCGCGTTCACGCTGATTGAGCTGCTCGTCGTGGTGGGGATTATCGGTGTTTTGATCGCGGTTCTGCTGCCCGCGCTCAAGGGCGCTCGTGAACAAGGCCGCCGCAGCAAATGCGCTTCCAACCTGCATCAGATCGGCGTCGCGTGGAACGCCTACTTTCATGACGAGGCGCAGGCGTTTCCATCGGCGACCAACCTGAACCCGCACCTGTCCTACGGCGGGAAGGTGCAGGTCTACGCCATCCCCGGCCTGAACGGCCAATCCAGCTACATGAACCCGCGGCCACTCAACCGCTTCATCGGCCACGACCCGAGCGGCAACCGCGTGGCCGAGGTGTTCCGCTGCCCGTCGGACAACGGCGCGCCGAACCTGGTCGACCCGCTCTCGCCGGGCTTCAGGCTCGGCATCCGCATCTACGACTACTACGGCAACAGTTATCCGCTCAACACGTACACGATGGGAATGGGCTTCGACGACCTGAAGCAGATGTTCAGCGAGGAGTACGCGCGGTTTCGCAACGAGCAGGCGGTCGCAGGAATCCGCCGCATGCCGCCCCTGCGACCTTCCGACGTTCGCGTTCCGCAGGCGCTCTTCGTCCTGGCCGGCGACTACTCGCATTTCTACGCGGTCGGCCGGTTCGGGCGGCAGGCGGCCTGGCATTCGCCGGATGGCTTTTCGATGAACCTGCTGTTTCTCGACGGGCACGCGGCGTTTACGAAGATCCCGCAGGTCGCCAATGACAACGGGCAGGTTTTCGGTCTCTCCCAGACTTCACGATTCAGCTTCCCGCCGCGCTGGCTGGAACCGGACGACGACGACTAA
- the ywlC_1 gene encoding Threonylcarbamoyl-AMP synthase produces the protein MGEAASALRDGALVVFPTETVYGVAASAAVPQAVARLRELKGAGAVPLTVHLGRRSDVKRYLSAPSPLMRRLARRGWPGPLTLVCEEPAPGETAVGRRLPAEQSGAIYGDGKISLRCPDHAVAERLFADPDVPVVATSANRAGAAPPCDCDEALRNVDGQVDYVLDGGRTKFAATSTVVEVHGNAWRVSREGALDSRTVARLTRSEVLLVCTGNSCRSPMAEYLLRARLGQSLGLSDEELRAAGYVVSSAGTSAIHGGSASSGTIYELAQRGIDARGHRSRPLSVELLRQAERIYVMSPEHAAAVRDLLPTGSARVALLDPSGPIADPIGGGPAEYARCAAQIERAVDARVEEFIREDRDW, from the coding sequence ATGGGCGAGGCTGCCAGCGCCCTGCGCGACGGTGCACTGGTCGTGTTCCCGACCGAAACGGTCTACGGCGTCGCCGCGAGCGCTGCCGTCCCACAGGCCGTCGCCCGCCTGCGTGAGCTGAAAGGCGCCGGCGCTGTGCCTCTCACCGTACACCTGGGCCGCAGGTCTGACGTCAAGCGCTACCTCTCCGCGCCGTCGCCGCTGATGCGCCGGCTGGCGCGTCGTGGCTGGCCCGGCCCGCTGACGCTGGTATGCGAGGAGCCGGCGCCGGGCGAGACCGCCGTCGGTCGCCGCCTGCCGGCGGAGCAGTCCGGCGCGATCTACGGCGACGGCAAAATCTCACTGCGCTGCCCGGATCATGCCGTCGCGGAGCGCCTGTTCGCCGATCCTGACGTTCCGGTCGTCGCGACCAGTGCGAATCGCGCCGGCGCGGCGCCGCCGTGCGACTGTGACGAAGCGCTGCGAAACGTCGATGGGCAGGTCGATTATGTCCTCGACGGCGGGCGGACAAAATTCGCCGCGACCTCGACCGTCGTGGAAGTGCACGGAAACGCGTGGCGCGTCAGTCGTGAAGGCGCGCTCGATTCGCGCACGGTCGCGCGCCTGACGCGCAGCGAGGTCTTGCTGGTCTGCACCGGGAACTCCTGCCGCTCGCCGATGGCTGAGTATCTGCTGCGAGCCCGCCTGGGTCAGTCTCTCGGCCTTTCCGACGAGGAGCTTCGCGCCGCCGGCTATGTTGTTTCGTCTGCCGGGACCTCGGCGATACACGGTGGAAGCGCCTCAAGCGGTACAATCTACGAGCTGGCGCAGCGCGGGATCGACGCGCGGGGCCATCGCTCGCGACCGCTCTCGGTTGAGCTGCTGCGGCAGGCCGAGCGGATCTATGTGATGTCGCCGGAGCATGCGGCGGCCGTGCGGGACTTGCTGCCGACAGGTTCGGCGCGCGTGGCGCTTCTGGACCCGTCCGGCCCGATTGCCGACCCGATCGGGGGCGGCCCGGCCGAGTACGCCCGCTGCGCCGCCCAGATTGAGCGGGCGGTCGACGCTCGCGTTGAGGAGTTCATCCGTGAAGATCGCGATTGGTAG
- the ywlF gene encoding putative sugar phosphate isomerase YwlF encodes MKIAIGSDHRGYEARERIKALLKNLNCDVVDFGPASKDACDYPDAAFAVAEEVSHGKADRGILFCGSGIGMSITANKVAGIRAALCHDDLTAQMSRRHNDANVLCLPADLVGDALMQNIVRVWLATDFEGGRHARRVQKIVEFEKAHCKDGTL; translated from the coding sequence GTGAAGATCGCGATTGGTAGCGACCACCGCGGGTACGAGGCGCGAGAGCGGATCAAGGCTTTGCTGAAGAACCTCAATTGCGACGTGGTCGATTTCGGCCCCGCGTCGAAGGACGCCTGCGACTATCCCGACGCCGCCTTCGCCGTCGCCGAGGAAGTCTCGCACGGCAAAGCCGATCGCGGCATTCTCTTTTGCGGCAGCGGCATCGGCATGTCGATCACGGCCAACAAGGTCGCGGGCATCCGCGCGGCGCTGTGTCACGACGATCTGACGGCGCAGATGTCGCGCCGCCACAACGACGCCAATGTGCTCTGCCTGCCGGCCGACCTGGTGGGTGACGCGCTGATGCAGAACATCGTGCGCGTCTGGCTGGCGACCGATTTCGAAGGCGGCCGGCACGCGCGCCGCGTGCAGAAAATTGTCGAATTCGAAAAGGCCCACTGCAAGGACGGCACGCTCTAG
- a CDS encoding NADH dehydrogenase-like protein: protein MNPVHHVVIVGGGFGGLYAARSLRHAPVRITLIDRRNFHLFQPLLYQVATGGLSPANIAAPLRRILRRQRNAQVLLGEVTGFDVVARRVLLADGEVGYDSLIVAAGASHNYFGNDAWAALAPGLKTLEDATQIRARILAAFEAAERESDPTTVRAWLTFIVVGAGPTGVELAGTLGEIARDTLRHDFRTIDPGSARILLVDAADRVLPTFPARLSAKAERLLRRLRVTCRTRTKVEAIHADHVLLERDGVVDRVDARTVLWAAGVRASPVGKLVADATGAKLDRVGRVVVEADCSVSGNRNVFVIGDLANFTHESNQALPGVAPVAMQQGSYVARLIVARLGGANLKPFRYANRGNMATIGRAAAVCDFGWIRISGYFAWLAWLFVHLFFLIEFQNRVLVMLQWAWNYFTFNRAARLITGETLIPKTRSPVEVK from the coding sequence ATGAACCCGGTTCACCACGTCGTCATCGTCGGCGGCGGCTTCGGCGGGCTGTACGCAGCGCGCTCCCTGCGGCACGCGCCGGTTCGCATCACGCTGATCGACCGCCGCAATTTTCACCTGTTTCAGCCGCTGCTGTATCAGGTCGCCACGGGCGGGTTGTCGCCGGCGAACATCGCCGCCCCGCTGCGCCGCATTCTCCGTCGCCAGAGAAACGCGCAGGTGCTTCTGGGCGAAGTGACCGGCTTTGACGTGGTCGCCCGCCGCGTGCTGCTGGCCGATGGCGAGGTGGGTTACGACTCGCTGATCGTCGCGGCGGGGGCCAGCCACAACTATTTCGGGAACGACGCCTGGGCGGCCCTGGCCCCCGGGCTAAAAACGCTCGAGGACGCGACGCAGATTCGAGCGCGAATCCTGGCCGCGTTCGAGGCGGCCGAGCGAGAGAGCGACCCGACAACGGTCCGCGCCTGGCTGACCTTCATCGTCGTCGGGGCTGGTCCGACAGGGGTCGAGCTGGCCGGGACGCTGGGCGAAATCGCGCGCGACACCCTGCGACATGATTTCCGTACGATCGACCCCGGCAGCGCCCGCATCCTGCTGGTCGACGCCGCCGATCGGGTCCTGCCGACGTTTCCGGCGCGGCTCTCCGCCAAGGCAGAGCGGTTGCTTCGACGGCTGCGCGTGACGTGTCGAACGCGGACGAAGGTCGAGGCGATCCATGCCGACCATGTGCTTCTGGAGCGCGACGGCGTGGTCGATCGCGTGGACGCACGCACGGTGCTCTGGGCGGCGGGTGTGCGGGCCTCGCCGGTCGGCAAGCTCGTCGCGGACGCGACCGGCGCCAAGCTGGATCGCGTGGGGCGCGTCGTGGTCGAAGCGGACTGCTCCGTCTCCGGCAACCGCAACGTCTTTGTCATCGGCGATCTGGCCAACTTCACGCACGAGAGCAACCAGGCGCTTCCCGGCGTCGCTCCGGTGGCCATGCAGCAGGGCAGTTACGTCGCGCGGCTGATCGTGGCGCGCCTGGGCGGCGCCAATCTCAAGCCGTTTCGCTACGCCAACAGGGGCAACATGGCGACCATCGGCCGGGCTGCGGCCGTGTGCGATTTCGGCTGGATTCGAATCTCCGGGTATTTCGCGTGGCTGGCTTGGCTGTTCGTGCACCTGTTCTTCCTGATCGAGTTTCAGAATCGCGTGCTGGTGATGCTGCAGTGGGCGTGGAATTACTTCACGTTCAACCGCGCGGCGCGGCTGATCACCGGCGAGACGTTGATTCCGAAGACGCGCTCGCCGGTCGAGGTAAAGTAG